Within the Carassius auratus strain Wakin chromosome 18, ASM336829v1, whole genome shotgun sequence genome, the region AAGGAGTCAAATCAGGAGGAAAGCTCAGTCTGATGCCGTGAGTTCATGATCTTCATTCAGTCTGTCAGCCTTCAGATCAATAACTGCAGACCCAGTCGCCACACTGAGGACTCCAGCCCTGCTGCATTGTGGGTAATGGTTGTCTGTGGTTCATGTGCCTCAGCTGATGGAGGATTTATTGTAGAATGTGTAGATGCGCTGGAGTCTGTGCTTCTGCGGCtgaatcagacacacacacacacacacatgcatggatATAAACCATAAAGGCTTGGGTTTACTTGTTAAACTGTATGGTAAATATTGCATGTTTAGCATTTATGATTAGTTTTAACAGTCCAAATGTTGAAGGATGTTCTCTTTCCAATTGAATAGATCCATTtctcagatacagatgaagtctTACCagtcattttaatgaattaattgaatttaattaaagcGGGATCTGATGCCTCATCACTAGAGATCTCAAATGAATCAGTCGCTCCATTATTCCCAGACACAAAACTCCTGTATGATCCTGATATTAGTTTCCTGCGCTCCTAATGGAGGCTCTGTGTGTCAGGTGCATTCCTGATGGCTGCTCTTCTGCATTTTTGCTTGAAGGGTGTGTGTTCAGCACAGAGCTCATGACCCACAATCCTCGGCGTTTGCTGATTCCACTGAAACACGACATTGTTGTTTTCTAACCTGATTAGAACAGTAACATGCTCaatctttctcacacacacacacacacacacacacacacatgtagtaTACTCCCTATACTGTACACACTGATCTCTAAAAGGATTGGAAGGCCAGAGAGAGAACTGGACCCGAGTGTTTtctcatcgtgtgtgtgtgtgtttgtcaggtgGTTTCACGGTAAGATCACGCGTGAGCAGGCGGAGCGGCTGCTGTATCCGCCGGAGACCGGGCTGTTCCTGGTGCGCGAGAGCACAAACTACCCCGGAGACTACACGCTGTGTGTGAGCTGCGACGGCAAGGTGGAGCACTACCGCATCATCTACCACAGCGGAAGACTGTCCATCGACGAGGAGGAGTACTTCGACAACCTCATGCAGCtggtggaggtgtgtgtgtgtgtgtgtgtgagagagagagaaagcatgcATGTGTGAGTATGTGTAAATGAGcaagcgagcgtgtgtgtgtgtttgtgtttgagagaGCATGCATGTGTGAATATGTGTAAatgagagagcgtgtgtgtgtgtgtgtgtgtgtgtgtgtgaggaagcatgcatgtgtgagtgtgtgtaaatgagcgtgtgtgtgtgtgtgtgtgtgtgtgtgtgtgtgtgtgtgaggaagcatgcatgtgtgagtgtatgcatgaccatagatgtgtgtgtgtgtgtgtgtgtgtttgagagagagcaTGCATGTTTCAtagcatgcgtgtgtgtgtgtgtgtgtgtgtgtgtgtgtgtgtgtgtgtgtgtgtgtgtgtgtgcgagtgtgagtttgtttgtgtgtgtgagttttaaAGGCATTCCTCACATTCTCTTGTCTCGTTTCTCATTCTCATCATTGTTTCTCTTGGTTTCGTGTCATAACAAGCTGCTCATGAATCAACGTCACACACATCTTGTGAAATCTCTGTAAACAAGAGCAAAGCTGTGTGTTAGATTTGAATGAATTAGATTTCTCAAGAGTTTGTTCTGCCCTCTAGTGGCTCCTGAGTTTCTGTGAAACTCAAAAGATCATCTAAACAAGAGTTTTAGAGAATTATTCTGTTGTCCACTGTATTTAACAGGCAGCAGTGGTGATTAATGATGCAGTTTAGATGTGtccaattaaaaatcatttaaatgagtAACAATGAgctaaaagaaaacaattatttacaaaaaagtcaaattaatattaagaaaaaatatatttacaaaaatcatGAAGTGgacaaatattttacaaatataattaaaaaacaaaaacgttttAGTAACTTCTTAGGGGAATTCATTGAATGAGCAAACACAAATATGAAggcaaaaatatgtaaaaaaaaaattaaaataaataataaaataattaaaaaccccATCACAGTTGATCATTAGTTTTGTTCATGATATGATgcgtttatattattatttctccCCCTGGATGTTTATTGTTAGTGGCATGAAAGCTAAATCTATAGTTCACAACTGCTTCTGTGTGCAACATGACTATTGATAATGCatattaatatgtgtgtgtgtgtgtgtgtgtgttcagcattaCACCAAAGACGCTGATGGTCTTTGTACGCGGCTCATCAAACCCAAGCTGATGGAGGGGACGGTGGCAGCGCAGGACGAGTTCTCCAGGAGTGGGTGTCATATCTCCTATAagcatattttagcattatttattaattattatagattttttaatattctgaagtagtttttatttatactttcagCTTTCAATTTAACTCTAGTTTAAATTGAagtaatgttttttatgtttttttttttttcatgttttgtgtcAGATGTCACCATTTaggtttcatttattattaatttattatttcagttttagtttttatttattttatttccagttagtaatTGGATTTAAGTAATGTTGCTATACtattatttgaaattgtataattacattttcatgtaaaataattcatttatttattattataaatattattattattatttgttttagtttttaattactttttttccagttaataattgtattataatatgatgttatagttttcatttatattttaaagtagcttttttgtttttatacttaggttttctgtttcattttagttaaattatttgtatttttttttttattctgcttttgctatttttagtgtcttttgtttttgttgacattaatttttatttagttcattttcagtaattggttaataataatacgCAATACTATCTATTACTTCTATTGTAGTATATTGTAGTATTATTTGATCCGTCGGTAAGCAGATGTTCAGGAAACAAGTAGAAGTGAAAGCAGTTTCATCTCGATGTTTGTCTTCACAGGTGGATGGGCTATGAACATGAAAGATCTCAAACTCAAACATACCATCGGCAAAGGAGAGTTCGGAGGTGTGTGAAGATCCGTGACGCTGTGTTTGAGGACGATGAATCCGTgtataatctgtgtgtgtgtgtgtgtgtgtgttcagacgtGATGGTGGGAGAATACAGAGGGACCAAGGTGGCAGTGAAGTGCATCAAACACGACGCCACGGCTCAGGCTTTCCTCGCTGAAGCTTCAGTCATGACGTGAGTTCACTACTTCACCACTTTATGAAAAACTAAAGCACAGGTGTGCAAACATCCATCTTCAGCTGGTGCTTCACGTTTATTTCCTGCTGTCAAATATTGACTGATTTTTATCAAGTAAACTTACTTGCATATACTTTACTTTCGgataaaaacaatagatttttaaTGCTGCAGTGGTTTGTCAGTAGGCAAAATCAACAAAATTCAGTCCTACACGTGTGTAAGATGTgcttacaatatattttacaaaagtttttgGCACTAATTTAACTTCATAATTTAACAAAGTATTTTTGGCACTAATAGTGCTCCATACATTCCCGGGTCAAAATGACCCGCGCACAGAATGCATAACATTTTGTCGAAATGGTTATATCTCCAGATGAagtcttcctggactgaagcagctcagctttacttgattctccatcaatcatgttttagagtctcaaatctgatcctcaggatcttttgaggagcgtttgtttccagaagctttactttcactgttcctcagcggaggaatgatcttcacaagcctccagaacatctcacattaATATCACTAAAGTTATGTTAGATTATCAACCCATATGATACAATGCTGTGATATCGTCTTTAATAATGCAGAATACGGACTGTTTTTATGGTGCCTTTCTATTGGTCACATACAGTATTTGTCCTTTTGCAGGAGCTTGACATCTACTTTTAAAGGAACAGAGCTCCAATTGTGGAAAAgagtaaaaactgtgaaatattattatgatttaaaatctgtgtgtgtgtgtgtgtgtgtgtgttgcagtcaGATGAGACACACTAACCTGGTGCAGTTATTAGGGGTGATCGTGGAGGAACGAGGCAGTTTGTTCATCGTGACTGAATACATGGCTAAGGTCAGCGCCGTTTCTCTCAGTGTTACTGTTAAAAGTTGCATCATGAACTCATTAATAACATATATTGCTTATGATCTATTGTTGATGAATTTTCATAATGTTTACTAGtcattttttgtgtatgtgtgcatctGGAAGTAGTAATGCCgggacatttcaaaataagagtcccagTGTATTTTGGGCTTGTTTATAGTTAAAAGTCctgcattatatttaatgtttttcaacTAAATTCGTATTGTATCTGATCAGCAACTTATTATTGCTGAGAGAACTGATTAATACGTTTTAAGTAATATGTTTTGAATGTTatgttattaacatgtatttgttATTTAGGAAAAAATCAATATTAATGAGTTTTATTTGACTATATCATCgtatgaaatttatatatatataaaaaataggctTATAATCTGAGAATTACTGATATTAGCCTTATTTctctgaaaagtaaaaaaaaaaaaaaaaaattaaattaacttgCATAAACCTTAACTttcgtataaaaaaaaaaaaaagttgatacaTTTTTCATGCTGCACTGGTTTGTCATTAGGCATATATGTTCATGTTCATcgacaaaattcaagatatggggacaatatattttacagatttttttggcACTAATATAACTCCATAAATATCATGAAAGTATTTTTGACACTAATGGTGCTCCATACATACCCGGGTCAAAATGACCCACACacaaaatgcataatattttgtcaaaatggttatatgtgtgtgtgtgtgtgtgtgtgtgtgtgtgtgtgtgtgtgtgttgagcaggGCAGTCTGGTGGATTACCTGCGCTCTCGAGGCCGGACCGTGTTGGGCGGCGAGTGTCTGCTCAAGTTTTCTCTGTGAGTAAACGCATCAGTCTGCTGTGTGTCTGTCCATTTGGGTTTTGAGTGCAATTGGGAATAGAAAATAAATTTCAATTCTAGAATCGGATACTTGATATAAAATTCATATGTGCACATCTTGTATTTTTTAGCTGGAAAAAAGgtactttttacttaaaatgtatttgtctttgaatcattcgttcaagagattcattcaaaaacactgattcatccagtaatgaaacgaGTCAATCTTgagcgagtcattgaatcactCCGTTCATAAATTCCATGAAATTCATGCAATATGCTGAAGAAGCTCTAGGTTTGATATCTGAATGTTTGACCTCATTGTAATGGACGAGAGATGCCCAGCCCTGAtcaggagtgtgtttgtgttcgtgTCTCAGGGACGTCTGCGAGGCCATGGAGTATCTGGAGGCCAATAACTTCGTGCACAGAGATCTGGCGGCTCGTAATGTGCTGGTGTCCGATGATAACATCGCTAAAGTCAGTGACTTCGGACTGACCAAAGAGGCGTCGTCCACTCAGGACACGGCCAAGCTGCCCGTCAAATGGACGTCGCCCGAGGCGCTGCGAGAGAAGGTACACTTCTGCGTGATTCAATTAAAACTCAGTAATATTGGAGCTTGTTTCTGGAAGCAGCGTTTGTGAtgttatgatcatattttctttttaaagcctGTGAATGATTTGCTTTCGCTGTAGTTAGTGAACACTCGCTCGTTCTCTCAGTGGTTTGTGGCTCTTTGTTGCATCACTCACTGATGTGAAAAGATTCGTATTTTCAGAGAATCTCTCGAGCACTAGTTTCATGTCATCATTggatttttttcttgtgttttcaCAGAAGTTTTCCACTAAATCTGACGTGTGGAGCTACGGCGTTCTGCTGTGGGAGATTTACTCTTTCGGACGAGTGCCGTACCCCAGAATTGTACGACTTTTGTAAAAAAGATACTTTTTTAGTTTGGAGTGTTAAAGccccatctgtgtgtgtgtgtgtccagcaggGGTCAgtctcagctgtgtgtgtgtgtgtgtgtgtgtgtccagcaggGGTCAgtctcagctgtgtgtgtgtgtgtgtgtgtgtgtgtgtccagcaggGGTCAgtctcagctgtgtgtgtgtgtgtgtgtgtgtccagcaggGGTCAgtctcagctgtgtgtgtgtgtgtgtgtgtgtgtgtccagcaggGGTCAGtctcagctctgtgtgtgtgtgtgtgtgtccagcagaggtcagtctcagctgtgtgtgtgtgtgtgtgtgtgtgtgtccagcagaggtcagtctcagctgtgtgtgtgtgtgtgtgtgtccagcaggGGTCAGtctcagctctgtgtgtgtgtgtgtgtgtgtgtgtgtccagcagaggtcagtctcagctgtgtgtgtgtgtgtgtgtgtgtccagcaggGGTCAGtctcagctctgtgtgtgtgtgtgtgtgtgtccagcaggGGTCAGtctcagctctgtgtgtgtgtgtgtgtgtgtccagcaggGGTCAGtctcagctctgtgtgtgtgtgtgtccagcaggGGTCAGtctcagctctgtgtgtgtgtgtgtgtgtccagcagaggtcagtctcagctgtgtgtgtgtgtgtgtgtgtgtgtgtgtgtgtgtgtgtgtgtgtgtgtgtgtgtgtccagcaggGGTCAGtctcagctctgtgtgtgtgtgtgtgtccagcaggGGTCAGtctcagctctgtgtgtgtgtgtgtgtgtgtgtgtgtccagcagaggtcagtctcagctgtgtgtgtgtgtgtgtgtgtgtgtgtgtccagcaggGGTCAgtctcagctgtgtgtgtgtgtgtgtgtgtccagcaggGGTCAGtctcagctctgtgtgtgtgtgtgtgtgtccagcagaggtcagtctcagctgtgtgtgtgtgtgtgtgtgtgtgtgtgtgtgtccagcaggGGTCAGtctcagctctgtgtgtgtgtgtgtgtccagcaggGGTCAGtctcagctctgtgtgtgtgtgtgtgtgtgtgtgtgtgtgtgtccagcagaggtcagtctcagctgtgtgtgtgtgtgtgtgtgtgtgtgtgtccagcaggGGTCAgtctcagctgtgtgtgtgtgtgtgtgtgtcctcagccGCTGAAGGAGGTGGTGCCGCGGGTGGAGAAGGGCTATAAGATGGAGGCTCCTGACGGCTGTCCGGTGGTGGTGTATGACCTGATGAAGCAGTGCTGGACGCTGGACCCGGCCGGACGACCCTCGTTCCGTCTGCTGCGAGAGAAGCTGCAGCACATCAGAGCCAAAGATCTGCAGCTGTGAGGAACATCTGACCTCCTCGCTGTGCTGGAGACTGGACTGTTGATCTGGacactgacgtgtgtgtgtgtgtgtgtgtgtgtgtgcgtgtgtgtgtgtggcagtacTCGCTCCTCATCTCCTTTGCTTCTCTGTTCTGTGAGGAAGGCTGGTCTTTTCTCTCTCGCTCCTGTCTCATGAAAACACACAACTCATATTTCACgccaaaatcaaaatataaagttgaattttaattttaattcatgttATACATCCAGGTTTTATTTTGTAGTTGTCATTATTCTCAATGATGATTACTGTATTcttaataaaaacattgtgttacaaagatttaaatgacatttgaattggcataaaataattgtaaatcatttttatgtaaaaattagtatacattttttttctctccttcaaAAGTATAAAACTGATGTAAactatggttatatatatatatacatgtatataaaaaacatttaatgtgaaaggctgtctccaccatggaataaaaataaatgaataaaagtaattgTTACTGTTAATTGCTACttcatctcacagttctgagttCTTCACTTCTTAATTCCGAGATATACATTTATAGtcacttatattttttttatgttgcagaAACAAGTTTCCAGTTTTTACTGCCATCATGtacaagtgtttttgttgtttttgcattaGAGTGATGAAAATTTGATTagtttgcattacagaaatatgaAAGAATTAATTGGCACTATTTTTTAAAGCAAGAATTGTTTTCATTGTGATTTTGTGATGAATTTTGAGCTGCACGTGTTCTTCATGAGATCCACcgctgtcgtgtgtgtgtgtgtgtgtgtgtgtgtgtgagtgtgtgtgtgtgtgtgtgtgtgtgtcgaagTGCCTGCTGCAGTTGACAGAGCAGTGCCTGTGTTCCTCTGACATCtttaaaatcttgtttttttaaatgagtcttttatttttttgtatttgttgatTTGTCATCTGTGACGAAATGGTGTTTGTGTTCACTAGCACAATGAgctgggaaacacacacacacacacatcccagctgagctcacgtgcctgctatctctctctctctcacacacacacacacacacacactccctctagtggactgggagggtcaGTCCATCACAACTctgttttatattaaaatctatttaagaTGGACTCGTGCATGCTCAGAGAGGCCTTGAGTAAAGTGTCAGTGCTTTCAATGTTCATTGTTTTAAGATTCTTCCATGATTATGAATAAATCATTCCATCTGACCAGCATGCAGTGTGTGGTCACTGGGGGGCGGAGCCTGCGGCAGGAAGTGACCTCGTCACTGTGTCAGGAACTTATTACAAATCTGGAGTCTGGAAAAACAAGGACACATGCATCTGGGCAGAAAATCATTTACATCagcacttttgtttgtttgcttattttaactGATATAGTAGTATTTGATAATaatgtagtttttatatttttagtttacattttaattttagtttaggtcATTTATATTTAGCGTTTTCCATTTCTGTTTGGTAATTTTAGTGCTAATTTCAGTGATATTTCTCGTTTTAATGTTTTCATctgtttatatttacttttttgcaTATTAATTTTTCATAAACACAGGATTATGTTGTTAAAATTGAGTATTTTGAGTATTTTCTTTGCTAATTAGTTCATATGTGTTTTTATACTAAATACAGTTACAGTACTTGTGTATATtttgattttaactttttatttttagttcaggtaatatttttgtgcttttgccttttatttctatttagcctgaatttatttttattcctattTGACGACTTCTAGTACTTCAGCTCAAACTTCGTGTAGTTAATTTCTGAGGAAACATCTAACAATTAAGTTTtaggttttatttgtagtttgttttcatataaattaattaa harbors:
- the LOC113118034 gene encoding tyrosine-protein kinase CSK-like, with translation MSALQVSWPPGTECVAKYNFQGSTELDLSFCKGDLLTIIGVTKDPNWYKAKNSVGREGMIPANYVQKREGVKSGGKLSLMPWFHGKITREQAERLLYPPETGLFLVRESTNYPGDYTLCVSCDGKVEHYRIIYHSGRLSIDEEEYFDNLMQLVEHYTKDADGLCTRLIKPKLMEGTVAAQDEFSRSGWAMNMKDLKLKHTIGKGEFGDVMVGEYRGTKVAVKCIKHDATAQAFLAEASVMTQMRHTNLVQLLGVIVEERGSLFIVTEYMAKGSLVDYLRSRGRTVLGGECLLKFSLDVCEAMEYLEANNFVHRDLAARNVLVSDDNIAKVSDFGLTKEASSTQDTAKLPVKWTSPEALREKKFSTKSDVWSYGVLLWEIYSFGRVPYPRIPLKEVVPRVEKGYKMEAPDGCPVVVYDLMKQCWTLDPAGRPSFRLLREKLQHIRAKDLQL